A genomic segment from Fusarium keratoplasticum isolate Fu6.1 chromosome 10, whole genome shotgun sequence encodes:
- a CDS encoding MFS domain-containing protein, producing MADIIRDAPLGQVIRFVTRNKYLKYPEEKEDFKLPDPWITLMNNPDAIVEDAPVENLTVAASSASSTVAADDDTKPKPKNNKPEHDEDPEKADRPPLRLQRTRSAQDTQAYTADRLHADEEHEIEKIQSIPIVPKKTKDGAILVDWYYSDDADNPHNWSNNKRLGISLIICLYTFVVYTSSAIYTSSTEGVMKAFGVSQLKATLGLALYVLGYGIGPLLFSPLSEIPRIGRNPVYIVTMFLFVIISIPTALVGNYPGLMVLRFLQGFFGSPCLASGGASLGDIYSLMALPYAMMAWVSAAYCGPALGPLLSGFAVPAKSWRWSLYESIWASAPVFILMFLLLPETSGANILLRRAKRLRKLTGNERFMSQSEIDQRNMKVSSIALDALIKPMEITIKDPAVLFVQVYTAIIYGIYYSFFEVFPRVYPVYYGMNLGEIGLVFLCVLISCIIGVAIYVAYLYYYMDPRIAKRGWPVQEARLAPALPASIGPTIGLFLFAWTARKSIHWIAPTIGITIYGATVFIVMQCIFVYIPLSYPMYAASLFAANDFFRSALACGSVLFAQPLFDNLGVAKGTSLLGGLSVIGIIGIWLLYFYGARLRALSKFAVYEHVE from the exons ATGGCAGACATAATCAGAGACGCCCCCCTGGGGCAAGTCATCCGCTTCGTCACCCGAAACAAGTACCTAAAGTATccagaggagaaggaagactTTAAGCTCCCCGACCCCTGGATCACGCTCATGAACAACCCCGACGCCATCGTCGAAGACGCACCAGTCGAGAACCTAACAGTCGCCGCCTCGTCCGCCTCATCCACCGTCGCAGCAGACGACGACacaaagccaaagccaaagaacAACAAGCCAGAGCACGACGAGGATCCTGAAAAGGCTGATAGACCTCCCCTGAGGTTGCAGCGGACTCGCTCGGCGCAGGATACGCAGGCTTATACTGCTGATAGACTGCACGCCGATGAAGAGCACGAGATTGAAAAGATTCAGTCTATTCCTATCGTGCCCAAAAAGACAAAGGATGGTGCTATTCTCGTCGACTGGTACTACAGTGATGACGCCGATAACCCACACAACTGGTCCAACAACAAGAGGCTGGGCATTTCGCTCATTATTTGTCTTTACACCTTTGTGGTTTACACTTCCTCGGCTATCTACACGTCGTCGACTGAGGGTGTCATGAAGGCCTTTGGCGTGAGCCAGCTCAAGGCTACACTCGGCCTGGCGCTCTACGTCCTGGGATATGGTATTGGTCCTTTGCTGTTCTCGCCCCTGAGTGAGATTCCTCGCATTGGCCGTAACCCTGTTTACATTGTCACCATGTTCCTCTTTGTCATCATTTCCATCCCGACAGCTCTTGTTGGAAACTACCCCGGCCTAATGGTTCTGCGATTCCTTCAGGGCTTCTTTGGCTCGCCTTGTCTTGCCTCGGGTGGTGCATCCCTCGGCGATATCTACAGTCTCATGGCCCTCCCCTACGCTATGATGGCCTGGGTCTCTGCTGCCTACTGTGGAC CTGCCCTAGGCCCACTGCTCAGCGGCTTCGCCGTCCCCGCCAAGTCCTGGCGCTGGTCCCTATACGAGAGCATCTGGGCCTCTGCCCCGGTCTTCATCCTcatgttcctcctcctccccgagACGAGCGGCGCCAACATTCTCCTTCGTCGGGCCAAGCGCCTCCGCAAGCTCACGGGCAACGAGCGTTTCATGTCGCAGAGCGAGATTGACCAGCGCAACATGAAGGTTTCTTCTATTGCCCTTGATGCGTTGATCAAGCCCATGGAGATCACAATCAAGGATCCCGCTGTGCTTTTCGTGCAGGTGTATACCGCCATCATCTACGGTATCTACTATTCAT TCTTCGAGGTCTTCCCCCGTGTCTACCCCGTCTACTACGGCATGAACCTCGGCGAGATCGGTCTCGTCTTCCTCTGTGTTCTCATCTCTTGTATCATCGGAGTAGCCATCTACGTCGCCTACCTCTACTACTACATGGACCCCCGCATCGCCAAGCGCGGCTGGCCCgtccaagaagcccgtcTCGCTCCCGCTCTGCCGGCGTCCATCGGCCCCACGATCggtctcttcctcttcgccTGGACTGCCCGCAAGTCGATTCACTGGATCGCCCCGACCATTGGCATCACCATCTATGGTGCTACagtcttcatcgtcatgcAGTGTATCTTTGTCTACATCCCCCTGAGCTATCCCATGTACGCCGCCAGTCTGTTTGCCGCCAACGACTTCTTCCGTAGCGCACTGGCCTGTGGTAGCGTGCTCTTTGCTCAGCCGTTGTTTGATAACCTGGGTGTTGCCAAGGGTACCAGTCTTCTCGGTGGACTCAGTGTCATTGGCATCATTGGTATCTGGCTGCTCTACTTTTACGGCGCCAGGCTGCGAGCTCTGAGCAAGTTTGCCGTCTATGAGCATGTGGAATAG
- a CDS encoding U6 snRNA-associated Sm-like protein LSm4, which produces MLPLGLLNAAQGHPMLVELKNGETLNGHLVSCDTWMNLTLREVVQTSPEGDKFVRLPEVYVKGNNIKYLRVPDEIIDQVSESQRGQQGNFRGGRGGQSRGDHGGRGGDRGRGRGGGRGRGRGRGQ; this is translated from the exons ATG CTACCCCTCGGTCTACTAAACGCGGCCCAAGGCCACCCCATGCTGGTCGAACTCAAGAACGGCGAGACCCTGAACGGACACCTGGTTTCCTGCGACACATGGATGAACCTTACACTCAGGGAGGTGGTTCAGACCAGCCCT GAGGGCGACAAGTTTGTGCGGTTACCAGAGGTTTACGTCAAAGGAAACAAC ATCAAATACCTTAGAGTGCCAGACGAGATTATCGACCAGGTTAGCGAGTCCCAGAGAGGTCAGCAAGGAAACTTCCGCggcggacgaggaggacagTCAAGAGGCGATCACGGTGGACGAGGCGGTGACCGTGGACGcggtcgtggtggtggtagaGGCCgtggacgaggacgaggtcaaTAA
- a CDS encoding Fatty acid synthase subunit alpha: MRPEVEQELAHTLLVELLAYQFASPVRWIETQDVFLGERTAERVVEIGPADTLGVMAKRTLKSKYEAYDAAKSVQRNILCYNKDAKEIYYDVDPIEEEPEPAAASSSDAPAAAAPAAAAAAPAAAAAPAPSAGPAAAVADEPVQAVEIVRALIAQKLKKPLLEVPLSKAIKDLVGGKSTLQNEILGDLGKEFGSTPEKPEDTPLDELGASMQATFDGNLGKQSQSLIARLISSKMPGGFNITAARKYLETRWGLGPGRQDGALLLALTMEPAARLGSEADAKAFFDTVTNKYADNAGISLSTAAAAGPVGGSGGGMMMDPAAIDALTKDQRALFKQQLELLARYLKIDLREGEKAHLNSQKSEKVLQAQLDLWTAEHGDFYAAGIEPVFSPLKARTYDSSWNWARQDALSMYFDIIFGRLQAVDREIVSQCIRLMNRSNPKLLDFMQYHIDNCPTERGETYKLAKELGQQLIENCKEVLDVAPVYKDVAVPTGPRTTVDARGNLNYEEVPRASCRKLEHYVQQMAEGGKISEYGNRTKVQSDLQRIYKLIKQQHKMSKTSQLEIKSLYGEVLRSLAMNESQILPKDNGKGRKGLKATSQPKGKVETIPFLHLKKKTLHGWDYSKKLTGVYLNCLEDAAKSGVTFQNKHVLMTGAGAGSIGAEVLQGLVSGGAKVIVTTSRFSREVTEYYQAMYTRYGSRGSQIVVVPFNQGSKQDVEALVEYIYDTKNGLGWDLDFIVPFAAISENGREIDSIDSKSELAHRIMLTNLVRLLGCVKAQKTERGFETRPAQVVLPLSPNHGTFGNDGLYSESKLGLETLFNRWHSESWANYLTICGAVIGWTRGTGLMSGNNIVAEGVEAFGVRTFSQQEMAFNLLGLMSPSLVDLCQSEPVFADLNGGLQFIPNLNETMTKLRKDIMETSEVRRAVSKESAIENTIVNGAASEVLYKKKTIEPRANIKFDFPNRPDWKKEIEPLNESLKGMVDLEKVVVVTGFAEVGPWGNSRTRWEMEAFGEFSLEGCVEMAWIMGLIKNHNGMVKGQPYAGWVDAKTGEPVDDKDVKQKYEKFILEHSGIRLIEPELFQGYDPNKKQFLHEVVIEEDLEPFEASKETADEFKREHGDKVEVFEIPDSGEYIVRLRKGASLWIPKALRFDRLVAGQIPTGWDPKRYGVPEDIISQVDPVTLFLLVSTAEALLSCGITDPYEFYKYVHVSEVGNCVGSGMGGAAALRDMHRTRFLDQPVQNDILQESFINTMSAWVNMLLMSSSGPIKTPVGACATAVESVDVGYETIMEGKARICFVGGFDDLGEEGSYEFANMKATSNTVDELAHGRTPKEMSRPTTTTRNGFMESQGCGIQIIMTARLALDMGVPIHGVLALTTTASDKIGRSVPAPGQGVLTTARENPGKFPSPLLDINYRRRQIERRKKQIKQWQESELEYVHDEIDAMKAQGGEFDEKEYAQDRFTHIEKEAARQEKELLRSMGNNFWKSDPSIAPLRGALATWGLTVDDLDVASFHGTSTKANDKNESNVICQQLRHLGRTKGNAVLGIFQKYLTGHPKGAAGAWMMNGCLQVLNTGLVPGNRNADNVDPVMEQYDLIVYPSRSIQTDGIKAFSVTSFGFGQKGAQAIGIHPKYLFATLDEKTYLEYCNKVEARQKKAYRYFHDGFINNTLFVAKNNAPYSDEQLSKVLLNPDARVSEDKKTSELKFSADFMKKSEKVVSSTKAKETEQVMEALALKVANKNSQVGVDVEDISAVNIDNDTFVERNFTAQEIAYCRQAPSPQSSFAGRWSAKEAVFKSLGVASQGAGAAMKDIEIVKGENGAPTVSLHGDAAAAAQKAGVKDITLSISHSDSQAIAVAVANF; the protein is encoded by the exons ATGCGTCCCGAAGTTGAGCAGGAGCTCGCCCACACCCTGctcgttgagctcctcgCCTATCAGTTTGCCTCGCCCGTCAGATGGATTGAGACTCAGGATGTGTTCCTCGGTGAGAGGACCGCTGAGCGAGTCGTGGAGATCGGTCCTGCCGACACCTTGGGAGTGATGGCCAAGCGAACCTTGAAGTCCAAGTACGAGGCCTACGATGCCGCCAAGTCTGTCCAGCGAAATATCCTTTGCTACAACAAGGACGCAAAGGAGATCTACTACGATGTTGATCCCattgaggaggagcctgAGCCCGCTGCCGCCTCTTCCAGTGATGCTCCCGCCGCGGCCGCtcccgctgctgctgctgctgctcctgcggccgctgccgctcccgctcccagTGCAggccctgctgctgctgtggcAGATGAGCCTGTTCAGGCCGTTGAGATTGTCCGCGCCCTGATTGcgcagaagctcaagaagccccTCCTTGAGGTTCCCCTTagcaaggccatcaaggacctTGTCGGCG GCAAGTCGACTCTCCAGAATGAGAttcttggtgatcttggaaAGGAATTCGGTTCCACCCctgagaagcccgaggacaCCCCtctcgatgagcttggtgCCTCCATGCAGGCCACCTTCGATGGCAACCTCGGCAAGCAATCACAATCTCTGATCGCTCGATTGATCTCCTCCAAGATGCCTGGTGGTTTCAACATCACGGCCGCCCGAAAATACCTCGAGACTCGATGGGGTCTTGGTCCCGGCCGACAAGACGGTGCCCTGCTCCTGGCCCTCACCATGGAGCCTGCTGCCCGTCTTGGCTCCGAGGCTGATGCCAAGGCTTTCTTCGACACCGTCACCAACAAGTACGCCGACAACGCCGGTATTAGCTTGTCGaccgctgctgctgccggtCCCGTCGGCGGCTCTGGTGGtggcatgatgatggaccCTGCTGCCATCGATGCCCTCACCAAGGACCAGCGTGCCCTCTTCAAGCAGcagctcgagctccttgcccGATACCTCAAGATCGACCTTcgcgagggcgagaaggccCACCTCAACTCTCAAAAGTCCGAGAAGGTCCTGCAGGCCCAATTGGACCTCTGGACTGCCGAGCACGGCGATTTCTATGCTGCCGGTATCGAGCCCGTCTTCAGCCCTCTCAAGGCCCGCACCTACGATTCCTCATGGAACTGGGCTCGTCAGGACGCCCTCAGCATGTACTTTGACATCATCTTCGGCCGTCTCCAGGCTGTCGACCGTGAGATTGTCAGCCAGTGCATCCGCCTCATGAACCGCTCCAACCCCAAGCTCCTGGACTTTATGCAGTACCACATTGACAACTGCCCCACTGAGCGAGGCGAGACTTACAAGCTCGCTAAGGAGCTTGGACAGCAGCTTATCGAGAACTGCAAGGAGGTTCTTGATGTTGCCCCTGTCTACAAGGATGTCGCTGTTCCTACCGGCCCCAGGACTACAGTCGACGCCCGAGGCAACCTCAACTACGAGGAAGTCCCCCGTGCTAGCTGCCGCAAGCTGGAGCACTACGTCCAGCAGATGGCTGAGGGTGGCAAGATCTCTGAGTACGGCAACCGTACAAAGGTTCAGAGCGACCTTCAGCGCATCtacaagctcatcaagcagCAGCACAAGATGTCCAAGACCTCCCAGCTCGAGATCAAGAGCTTGTATGGTGAGGTCCTCCGCTCTCTCGCCATGAACGAGAGCCAGATCCTCCCCAAGGACAACGGCAAGGGCAGGAAGGGTCTGAAGGCTACCAGCCAgcccaagggcaaggtcgagaccatccccttcctccacctgaagaagaagactcTTCACGGCTGGGACTacagcaagaagctcacTGGAGTCTACCTGAACTGTCTCGAGGACGCTGCCAAGTCTGGAGTCACCTTCCAGAACAAGCACGTTCTCATGACTGGTGCTGGCGCCGGTTCCATCGGTGCTGAGGTTCTCCAGGGTCTTGTCAGCGGTGGCGCCAAGGTCATTGTCACCACCAGCCGCTTCTCTCGAGAGGTTACCGAGTACTACCAGGCTATGTACACTCGCTATGGCTCTCGTGGCTCCCAGATCGTTGTTGTTCCCTTCAACCAGGGCAGCAAGCAGGACGTCGAGGCCCTCGTCGAGTACATTTATGACACCAAGAACGGCCTTGGCTGGGATCTTGACTTCATTGTGCCCTTCGCTGCCATCTCCGAGAACGGCCGTGAGATCGACAGCATCGACTCCAAGTCTGAGCTCGCTCACCGTATCATGCTTACCAACCTTGTCCGCCTCCTCGGATGTGTCAAGGCCCAGAAGACTGAGCGCGGTTTCGAGACCCGACCTGCCCAGGTCGTCCTGCCCCTGTCTCCCAACCACGGTACCTTTGGTAACGACGGTCTCTACTCCGAGTCCAAGCTTGGTCTCGAGACCCTCTTCAACAGGTGGCACTCCGAGAGCTGGGCCAACTACCTCACCATCTGCGGTGCTGTCATCGGCTGGACCCGAGGCACTGGTCTCATGTCCGGCAACAACATCGTCGctgagggtgtcgaggccTTTGGCGTCCGCACTTTCTCTCAGCAGGAGATGGCTTTcaaccttctcggcctcatgTCTCCTTCTCTGGTCGACCTGTGCCAGTCTGAGCCTGTCTTTGCCGATCTCAACGGTGGTCTTCAGTTCATCCCCAATCTGAACGAGACCATGACCAAGCTCCGCAAGGACATTATGGAGACCAGCGAGGTCCGCCGGGCTGTTAGCAAGGAGAGCGCCATTGAGAACACCATTGTTAACGGTGCTGCTTCTGAGGTTCTctacaagaagaagaccatTGAGCCCCGTGCCAACATCAAGTTCGACTTCCCCAACCGACCTGACTGGAAGAAGGAAATCGAGCCTCTCAACGAGTCCCTCAAGGGCATGGTCGACCTTGAGAaggttgtcgttgtcacTGGTTTCGCTGAAGTCGGTCCCTGGGGTAACTCCCGTACCCgatgggagatggaggcttTCGGCGAGTTCTCTCTTGAGGGCTGCGTCGAGATGGCCTGGATCATGGGTCTTATCAAGAACCACAATGGTATGGTCAAGGGTCAGCCCTACGCCGGTTGGGTTGATGCCAAGACTGGTGAGCCCGttgacgacaaggacgtGAAGCAGAAGTACGAGAAGTTCATCCTCGAGCACTCTGGTATCCGCCTGATTGAGCCTGAGCTGTTCCAGGGTTACGACCCCAACAAGAAGCAGTTCCTCCACGAGGTCgtcatcgaggaggatcttgagccCTTCGAGGCCTCCAAGGAGACCGCCGATGAGTTCAAGCGCGAGCACGGTGACAAGGTTGAGGTCTTTGAGATTCCTGACAGCGGCGAGTACATCGTTCGCTTGAGGAAGGGTGCTTCTCTCTGGATCCCCAAGGCCCTCCGCTTCGACCGTCTTGTTGCTGGTCAGATCCCCACCGGCTGGGACCCCAAGCGATATGGTGTGCCCGAGGACATCATCTCCCAAGTCGACCCCGTCACCCTCTTCCTGCTCGTTTCCACTGCCGAGGCTCTGCTCTCTTGTGGTATCACCGACCCTTACGAGTTCTACAAGTATGTCCACGTCTCCGAGGTTGGTAACTGTGTTGGTTCCGGTATGGGTGGTGCTGCTGCCCTCCGTGACATGCATCGTACTCGCTTCCTTGACCAGCCTGTCCAGAACGACATTCTTCAGGAGTCtttcatcaacaccatgtcTGCCTGGGTTAacatgttgttgatgtctTCTTCTGGTCCTATCAAGACTCCTGTCGGTGCTTGCGCCACTGCTGTCGAGTCCGTCGATGTTGGTTACGAGACCATCATGGAGGGCAAGGCCCGCATCTGCTTCGTCGGTGGTTTCGATGACCTCGGTGAGGAAGGCTCTTACGAGTTCGCCAACATGAAGGCCACCAGCAACACCGTTGATGAGTTGGCTCATGGCCGTACTCCCAAGGAGATGTCTCGTCCTACCACCACTACCCGAAACGGATTCATGGAGTCCCAGGGTTGCGGTATCCAGATCATCATGACTGCCAGGCTGGCTCTTGACATGGGCGTCCCCATTCACGGTGTCCTGgctctcaccaccaccgcctctGACAAGATTGGCCGCTCCGTCCCTGCTCCCGGACAGGGTGTCCTCACCACCGCTCGTGAGAACCCCGGCAAGTTCCCCTCGCCTCTGCTCGACATCAACTACCGTCGCCGCCAGATTGAGCGCCGCAAGAAGCAGATTAAGCAGTGGCAGGAGTCTGAGCTGGAGTACGTCCATGATGAGATTGACGCTATGAAGGCTCAGGGCGGCGAGTTTGATGAGAAGGAGTATGCCCAGGACCGCTTCACTCacatcgagaaggaggctgctcgacaggagaaggagcttcTCCGCAGCATGGGCAACAACTTCTGGAAGAGCGATCCCAGCATTGCTCCCCTCCGTGGTGCCCTCGCCACCTGGGGTCTTACCGTCGACGATCTTGATGTCGCTTCATTCCACGGAACTtccaccaaggccaacgacAAGAACGAGTCCAACGTCATCTGCCAGCAGCTCCGTCACCTTGGCCGCACCAAGGGTAACGCTGTCTTGGGTATCTTCCAGAAGTACCTCACTGGTCACCCCAAGGGTGCCGCCGGTGCTTGGATGATGAACGGCTGTCTCCAGGTCCTCAACACTGGTTTGGTCCCTGGCAACCGCAACGCCGACAACGTCGACCCCGTCATGGAGCAGTACGATCTCATCGTCTACCCCAGCCGAAGCATCCAGACcgacggcatcaaggccTTCTCTGTCACCTCTTTCGGTTTCGGTCAGAAGGGTGCCCAGGCCATTGGTATCCACCCCAAGTACCTCTTCGCCACccttgatgagaagaccTACCTGGAGTACTGCAACAAGGTCGAGGCTCGTCAAAAGAAGGCCTACCGCTACTTCCACGACGGtttcatcaacaacaccctGTTCGTCGCCAAGAACAACGCTCCTTACAGCGACGAGCAGCTCAGCAAGGTGCTGCTGAACCCTGATGCCCGTGTTagcgaggacaagaagaccTCCGAGCTCAAGTTCTCTGCCGACTTCATGAAGAAGTCGGAGAAGGTTGTCTCGTCTACCAAGGCTAAGGAGACGGAGCAGGTCATGGAGGCCCTTGCCCTCAAGgttgccaacaagaacagCCAGGTcggcgttgatgtcgaggatATCTCGGCCGTCAACATTGACAATGACACCTTTGTCGAGCGCAACTTTACCGCCCAGGAGATTGCCTACTGCCGCCAGGCCCCTAGCCCCCAGAGCTCTTTCGCTGGTCGCTGGAGCGCCAAGGAGGCCGTCTTCAAGTCTCTGGGTGTCGCCAGTCAGGGTGCCGGTGCTGCCATGAAGGACATTGAGATTGTCAAGGGAGAGAACGGTGCCCCTACTGTCTCT CTCCACGGTgacgctgccgccgctgctcaGAAGGCCGGTGTGAAGGACATTACTCTGTCCATCTCGCACTCGGATAGCCAGGCTATTGCCGTGGCTGTTGCCAACTTTTAA